The DNA region ACAGGTTCGTCTATCTGCGCAACCTTCCCGCCGACGCGGACCCGTGGGACGAGGCGAACTGGTACTACGCCAACCCCCGCCCTAGGTGACTCTCTGTCACTGGCCGCGCTGCGCGAAGAAGCGCTGGAAGCGCGTAACGATCCGGCGCGGGAGAACAGCTTCCGGCAGTACCGGCTGAATCAATGGGTGTCGCAGTCCACGCGCTGGATGCCCATGCACCTCTACACCGCGTGCACCGGAACCGAGTTTCGCCGAACCCGCGCGGTTGCGGGAGCTGGTTGCTCGCCGGCCAGCGTGGGGCGGCCTGGACCTCGCGGCCAAGCTGGACCTGACCGCCTGGTACCTGATCGTGCCGGACAGCATCGACGGCCACGTCTCGGCGCTACGGCGGTTCTGGCTGCCCGAGGCCGGTGTTGATTTCCTTGACGAGCACACCGATCACCGCGTCTCTCAGTGGGTCGATCAAGGGTGGATCAAGGGTGGATCATCACCACTCCCGGCGAGGTCATCGACTACGAGGTGATCGAGGCCGACGTCGCCGCCGACTGCGCGGCGCTGCGGGTCGCCGATATCAACTACGACGAGTGGAGCGGCGAACCTGTCCGCCAGCGCCTCGAACGGGACACGCGGGTGCCCATGTACCCGGTGCCGCAGACGTTCCGCGGAATGACCCACGGCATGACCGAACTCATGACGCTCACCCGCTCCCGCTCATGGTCGCACCACGGCAACCCCGTGGCGGCCTTCTGCTTCGACTCGGCGGAAGTGCGCCATCCACCCGGAGAACCCGACCTCATCCGACCCGACAAACCCCTACGCGGGAAGACCGGCAAGCGCATCGACGCGGTACCCACCGCCGCTATGGCGGTCTCGGGCTGGCGGTTACGTGGTCAGAAGCCGAAGAAGTCTGGCGCGATGGTCGTAATGTGAGGCTACGAATACACTTGAGATTCGACACCAGACAAACCTAGGTCCATTCTAAAGCAGATCTCCAATGCCTGGCGCCCAGTATATATTTCCTGTGCAACCTCGCTGATTTCCTCAACAGTTTGCTTCCTCTTGATTCTGGAATAGTGCTTATAGACAAGTCCGAGCAGTCGGTCCGCGGCATCTTCAGTCTCGCGGCTGCCAACTACTCGAATTCGCGAAACAAGCTTGCGTAGCCTAGCGGCACGTTCGTCCATGCTGTCTATCTCCTTGGAAAATTCCACATCAGTCGCGTCCATGACCTTCAAGGCCCCTCTAGCCAGACCATGAGGGCATCGTGCAGGTCTGAGTACGCTTCAACGCGGCGATCTCGCCAGTTCATGCGAGACTCGTGACTAAGGTCTTGGCGCCTCTTGTCATCTTCCCTTTGCCAGCGCTCACGCTCTCTCGCCAGCTCCCGAGACCAACGTTTGTCGTCCCTTTTTGTTGTAATCCAGGCCGCGCCCAATGGTCCAATGAGTGCGATTCCAGCTAATAGCATCGATACCCAAAGCGGCGTCTGACTGTTCGGCATGCATGAATGATAGCCGTGGTTATGGATGGCAGTAGACTTCGCCACACTGAGCTCCGAGCAGTGGATCACTCGACAACACGATGCGCAGATCCCTGGGCTGGAAATACTCGATGCCTACTACGAGGGCGAACAGTCGCTGTCGTACATGCACCCGGAGCTGCTGCGCCGCCTGGACACCCGCGTGCGGCAGGTCGTGATCAACTGGCCTGAGCTGGTCGTGGACTCGCTGGATGAGCGCCTCGACGTGACCGGGTTCCGGCTCGGCGGTGAGCAGGCCGCCGACCGGGAGCTGTGGAACATCTGGGCGGCGAACGAGCTGGGCCTGCACTCCGAGCAGGCCCACATCGACGCCCTGGTGCTCGGCCGGTCCTTCGCGATCATCGGCACGAACGAGGCCCGGCCGTCGGTACCGCTGGTGACGGTCGAGTCCCCGTTCGACGTCCACGTGGACATTGACCCGCGCACTCGCGAGCTCCGGGCCGCGCTGAAGCGGCAGTTCTCCGAGGACGGCGACGGGAACCAGTCCGAGGCATACGCCACGCATACGTGCCCATGACGGCGGCTCCGACGATGGTCGCCGTGCCCACGCGTCCTTGCGCCACCCCCACTCCCCCTTGCCTTTGGCGGCTGCCTCAGCGTAGGCGCGCTCGATCGGCATGAGCCCGGCTTCGAGGTCGAGTGCTGTGGTGACACCGTCCATCGCTTGCAGCCGCCGGCCGGCGATGGTGTGGACGTGGCTGTGCAGGTCGACGAACCCGGGCCCGACGACATACCCGGAAACATCGATCTCCACCTGGTCCGCGGCAGCGGGCAACCTTGGCCCGACCGCGGCGACCGCGCCCTCCACGATCAGTACGTCGGCAGGCCCGTCGAACCCCGTCGCCGGGTCGACGCCGCGGCCGCCCCGCAGCAGTGTCCTCATCCTTGTCCTCCTAGCCTCACTGCTGGCGGCCCTAGGAGGTTTTGCCTCCCGGTCCGTTCGTCCCAGCCGACGAATCCGAGGGCGCAGGACTATCCGATCCCACATTTGCGGCCGGGATCGAGATCGCCCGAAGGGCACTGCCAGCCGCACGATCAGCGGGTACTGCCTGAACCGGGCTGACGTCTTGACGCCCAACAAGGGGTCCAGTTCGATCCACACCGGCCGCGGCTCGTCCTGAGCTGCGAGCGTTCACGTTCATGGTGGCGTCGGCACATCCGGAGACGTCGGGTTCTCCGATTCACGGTCGCGGTCGTTCCAGGACCCATGGGTCGAGCGGAACGGCTTGCACTGAGCAACCGTGAGAGTCGAGTACTCTGCCGGAGAGTTTGAACTGCTGTAGCACGACTTGCCGGTCGGTGACCGTGGCCTGCGGGCCATACGAGCGAGCCGGGCGACGAGCTCGTCAAGTTCACCGACTGAGCGCAATCCCCATGCAGCAACGAGGTTGGTATTGCCGACCACTTGGACGCACAGCCGCGATTCCGTCCACGCCGCAAGGCAGTGTCCCACCTGGGACAGTTGGTCGTCGGGGACCACGAGCCAGAGGAGGGCGAGCAGCGGCCATCCAGCCAGTGGCCGCGCCAGGTCGCATCTGAAGGCAATGTCCCCACTGCGCTGCAGGGTCGACAATCGGCGTTTGACGGCTTGCGGTGTGGTTCCCAGCCTGGCCGCGAGGTCGACGAATCGTTGTCGTCCGTCGACGGCCAAGGCGAGCAGCAAATCACGGTCTGCAGGTCCGAACGGGCGGGCCGTTTCTGCGCTCGGTTCTGGAGTGTCGTCGGCGATTCCTGCCGCCTGCGCGTCGCCGATGGCGCCCAGACGCCAGGAGATCGTTCCGAATAGCCGTCCACACACGACCGTGCGTACCGCCAGGACGGGCAGATCCTGTGGTATCGGGTCGATGAGCAGCCGCGACAACGTCGGCAGGCTGGGCGCGACGACTATGACGAACAACTCGTAGTCGCCCGTGGTGTGCTCGACGGTCGCGACGTATGGCAGGTGGGCCAGTGCGGTCGCCACGGCGCCCACGGCAGATGGGGCACAACGAACCTGGAGCAGTGCAGTGCTGAACAGTTGCCACTGCCTCATCCCGGGCCACGCGATGACCCAGGCGTACCCGGACCGCTCCAGCCGGGCCCACCGCCGGGCGAGGGTAACGGGCGCAACGTCCAGCTGGCGGCCCAGCCGTTCCCATGAGATCCGCGGTGAGATCTGCAGCGAGTCCACGAGCGCAAGGTCCAGCTCGTCGATCGGGTGGTCCACCGGCATCGTTGACATCACGGTCACATGATGCGGCGGCGCCCGGGTTCGGTCGAGTGGGAATCCTGCCCGACGGCGCGTCGCCGGGCAGGATTCCATCATCGGACGGCGCTCGAGGACGATTATCCGTAAGAACGGGCAGAGCTGCCGTAAGTCGCGGGAGCCTGTGGGCACTACTTCCGTTGACTATCGAAGGGTTCACCGTGCGACGTGGGCAGCTTGACGAACGGACCCTCGCCCCGGGTACTCCCACCCGTCCGTGTGACCTCGTGCTCCGTGGCGGGCGCGTCCTCGACCCCGAGACCGGCCTGGATGCAGTGCGGCATGTCGGTATTGCCGATGGTCGGATCACGGTGGTGAGCGATGAGTTGCCGGAGAGCGACGTCGTTCTGGACGTGACGGGCCAGGTTGTCGCGCCGGGGTTCATCGACTTGCACAGTCACGCACAGAGTGTTACCGGTCTGCGGCTGCAGGCCCTCGACGGAGTCACGACCGCGTTGGAGCTGGAGGCAGGGGTGGCGCCGTTCACTCGTACTCGTGAGACAGCCACCGAAGAGGGCCGGCCCATCAACTTCGGATACTCGGCTTCGTGGGCACTGGCACGGATGCAGATGCTCGCTCACGTTCGGCTCGATGGGGCGGAAGACCCGATCACTACGACCGTGCGCCTGATGGGAGATTCTCGCTGGCGCCGGCCGGCCACGCCGGCTGAGGTCGAGGCAATCCTCGACCTTCTCGAAGAAGAAGTAGCCGCCGGGGCTTTGGGAATTGGCGTGCTCCTCGGGTATGCCCCGGAGAGCGGCCGATCCGAATACGTCCGGATCGCTGCGCTGGCTGAACATCTCGGTGTCCCGACGTTCACCCACTCGCGCTTCATCTCCCGGCGGGAGCCACACACCTCGCTCGAAGGAGCCGCCGAAGTGCTGGCGGCAGCCGCGGGAACGGGTGCGCACATGCACCTGTGCCACCTCAACAGCACATCCAACTGGATGATCGATCAGATCGCCCAGATGGTCGCCACCGCACAACGGCTTGGCGTCCGGCTCACCACTGAGGCCTATCCCTACGGCTCGGCCGCCACCGGCATCGGAGCAGCGTTCCTCGACCCGGACAAGCTCGACCGCATCGGGATCACTCCCACGGATATCGTCTTTCTTCCGACCGGGGAACGCGTGGCTGACGCCGATCGGCTGCTGGAATTGCGCGAACAGGATCCCGGCGGGCTGGTCGTCTACGATTGGCTGAACGAGGCTGATGAGCGCCAGCGCGCCGTTCTCGAACGGTCGCTGCTGCTGACGGACACCGCTATCGCGTCCGACGCCACTCCACTGGTCAACGCCGCCGATCCCAACCTGCACGATCGGTGGCCGGTGCC from Amycolatopsis sp. EV170708-02-1 includes:
- a CDS encoding terminase TerL endonuclease subunit translates to MDQGWIITTPGEVIDYEVIEADVAADCAALRVADINYDEWSGEPVRQRLERDTRVPMYPVPQTFRGMTHGMTELMTLTRSRSWSHHGNPVAAFCFDSAEVRHPPGEPDLIRPDKPLRGKTGKRIDAVPTAAMAVSGWRLRGQKPKKSGAMVVM
- a CDS encoding amidohydrolase family protein encodes the protein MRSAVRSAASPRAQGPARRSGGPPASLTSRSHDAAAPGFGRVGILPDGASPGRIPSSDGARGRLSVRTGRAAVSRGSLWALLPLTIEGFTVRRGQLDERTLAPGTPTRPCDLVLRGGRVLDPETGLDAVRHVGIADGRITVVSDELPESDVVLDVTGQVVAPGFIDLHSHAQSVTGLRLQALDGVTTALELEAGVAPFTRTRETATEEGRPINFGYSASWALARMQMLAHVRLDGAEDPITTTVRLMGDSRWRRPATPAEVEAILDLLEEEVAAGALGIGVLLGYAPESGRSEYVRIAALAEHLGVPTFTHSRFISRREPHTSLEGAAEVLAAAAGTGAHMHLCHLNSTSNWMIDQIAQMVATAQRLGVRLTTEAYPYGSAATGIGAAFLDPDKLDRIGITPTDIVFLPTGERVADADRLLELREQDPGGLVVYDWLNEADERQRAVLERSLLLTDTAIASDATPLVNAADPNLHDRWPVPPHTVTHPRTAGCYGKLLRWAVRETRILSLAEAVRRCTIVPAQVLEQVAPSMACKGRVQVGADADLAIFDPATVSDRSTYHDSARPSAGFRHVLVGGTFVVRDGQLLPDRRPGRCVHSKFI
- a CDS encoding Lrp/AsnC family transcriptional regulator, with the protein product MSTMPVDHPIDELDLALVDSLQISPRISWERLGRQLDVAPVTLARRWARLERSGYAWVIAWPGMRQWQLFSTALLQVRCAPSAVGAVATALAHLPYVATVEHTTGDYELFVIVVAPSLPTLSRLLIDPIPQDLPVLAVRTVVCGRLFGTISWRLGAIGDAQAAGIADDTPEPSAETARPFGPADRDLLLALAVDGRQRFVDLAARLGTTPQAVKRRLSTLQRSGDIAFRCDLARPLAGWPLLALLWLVVPDDQLSQVGHCLAAWTESRLCVQVVGNTNLVAAWGLRSVGELDELVARLARMARRPRSPTGKSCYSSSNSPAEYSTLTVAQCKPFRSTHGSWNDRDRESENPTSPDVPTPP
- a CDS encoding phage portal protein, with protein sequence MAVDFATLSSEQWITRQHDAQIPGLEILDAYYEGEQSLSYMHPELLRRLDTRVRQVVINWPELVVDSLDERLDVTGFRLGGEQAADRELWNIWAANELGLHSEQAHIDALVLGRSFAIIGTNEARPSVPLVTVESPFDVHVDIDPRTRELRAALKRQFSEDGDGNQSEAYATHTCP